Proteins encoded together in one Marmota flaviventris isolate mMarFla1 chromosome Y, mMarFla1.hap1, whole genome shotgun sequence window:
- the LOC139703550 gene encoding uncharacterized protein CXorf51A-like, with protein MAKATKKSQKPNADMAQSTSSMKERKNMKTSYHHSRCGRGSKILKSTNKGKKTLQNNSSKRDSEKPSTSLKKSKKTKGTILFVHYHRLNEKLNREPEMENTPETSSISSDDLDSK; from the exons ATGGCTAAGGCaaccaagaaatcacagaagcctAATGCAGATATGGCCCAGTCAACATCatcgatgaaagaaagaaagaatatgaagactTCCTATCATCACTCCAGATGCGGAAGAGGCAGCAAG ATACTAAAGTCCACCAATAAGGgtaaaaaaacacttcaaaataattcaagcaaaagagactcagaaaagccttccacatctctgaaaaaatctaagaaaactaaaggaaCAATACTCTTTGTTCATTATCATCggctaaatgaaaaactgaatagagagccagaaatggaaaatacccCAGAAACCTCCAGCATTTCAAGTGATGATCTGGACAGCAAGTAA